ATCCGGATCTTCGTTGTCGACGCCATCGGTGGCGGCCGGATCGTAACCCATCATGCGGATTTCGCGTTTCATCAAAGACATTGCCGCACGGGCATTTTGCTGCATGTCTACCACCAGCTGCTGGGTGACGTGCGAGCGCTGGTGGTTTTGGTAGGCAGCGAATATAGCGATCATGACGATTAGGCCTGCGGCCATGGCCAATAACAGCTCAACTAAAGTAAAGCCATTGGGATTGTCCGTTATTGTCTTCATGTTGGCGTCTCGCATTTTCCGTCTATTATATAAGTTCAACGACGGTTGATTTTTGAATTTGTTTATTGGATTTGTATTGCCTGACATTATTCTAACCGTTCGCCTTGTTGTTAATTGATCCGGGTCATCCCGGTGATGGTCATATTAACGGTGCGGTTCTGGCCGCGGCTGTTCGTCAGCAGGATATTTCCAGCGACATCGGCCAGACCCTTGCTGTCAAAGGTCAATGTTAAATCATTGCCGGGATTATCAGAGTTATCCAGATTGATGCCCGGTGACATCCCTTTTGCGCGTATGGTGCGTTCACCGGCGTCCTGGTTACCGTCCTCATCTGATGCTTCAACGACCCCGTCTAAATCATTATCGATAAAGGCCAGATAACTGTCATTGGCCGGATCAAAGGTTAACACGACATTGGTGTTCTCCTTGATGGCTATCATCTTGGCATGACTAATCGCCACCTGCACGTCTGTTGCCGAGCTTCGCAGATGGCGCTTGGGCAACCAGCCAATATAACCGGGTATTGCAATCGCCGCCAAAATCGCAATGACGGCAATTGAAATCATCAATTCCAGTAATGAAAACCCTCTCGAGTTGTGCATAGTTTCATCCTCCGCTGGTCTTTTTGAGCAATTTGTGTGCCAGCTGTTTAATAAATATAAGCAAATCGCAAAGACACGAGAGCTATCTATATTCTTAATAATTTTAGATTTTTGTAGCCACAACTCACACCTGACCAACCGGTTGGAGGTGGGCACAGAAAAGGTTGCAGGCGGAAGTTTATAAAATCATTTGCAACAGCATTAAATTTTTTAATACCTGTACTCAAAAGAATTTATCGGTCTAAATCATCAAAAATATGAGGTATTTTACAAAAGCAAAACCTTTGACAATTAATATTTGTTTAACTTTGTGGCAAAAGACGCAGGTATCAACATCAAAAAAAAATCAATGAAAAAAATATTCAAAAAATTAATAAGAATTGAGTAAGGCAATCCAAAGATGGGATGAATTACAAAAGACC
The DNA window shown above is from Desulfobacterales bacterium and carries:
- a CDS encoding GspH/FimT family protein produces the protein MHNSRGFSLLELMISIAVIAILAAIAIPGYIGWLPKRHLRSSATDVQVAISHAKMIAIKENTNVVLTFDPANDSYLAFIDNDLDGVVEASDEDGNQDAGERTIRAKGMSPGINLDNSDNPGNDLTLTFDSKGLADVAGNILLTNSRGQNRTVNMTITGMTRIN
- a CDS encoding prepilin-type N-terminal cleavage/methylation domain-containing protein, which produces MKTITDNPNGFTLVELLLAMAAGLIVMIAIFAAYQNHQRSHVTQQLVVDMQQNARAAMSLMKREIRMMGYDPAATDGVDNEDPD